A region of Leptospiraceae bacterium DNA encodes the following proteins:
- a CDS encoding PD-(D/E)XK nuclease family transposase, with amino-acid sequence MKNKDLLIRFDWVIKTMLRDKANFDIIEGFLSALLKEEVTVLEVLESESNQQNASQKYNRVDVLIRDSKDRKVIIEVQSDSESDFLERLLFGVSKTIVDHFRLGDAYSNISKIISVSVQYFNIGRGTDYIYYGSTEIRGMHTNELLDVREKVETMVDGELRIKFQKKNIFPEYYIISVNRYPDIVKEDIDEWIYMMKNNIVKTEFHSRNIDKAREKLKILNMSEQERLDYEKYLMNSAIEKDVISTARIEGRAEGKAEGKAEGKAEGKAEEKLETTINCIKAGLSNETIQKVTGLPLDEIQKVREGLGN; translated from the coding sequence ATGAAAAACAAAGACCTATTGATTCGATTTGATTGGGTAATCAAAACCATGCTAAGAGATAAGGCAAACTTCGATATAATCGAGGGTTTTCTTTCCGCCTTATTAAAAGAAGAAGTGACAGTCCTTGAAGTATTAGAAAGTGAGAGTAACCAGCAGAATGCCTCACAAAAATATAACAGGGTGGATGTACTTATCAGGGATAGTAAAGATAGAAAGGTCATCATAGAAGTGCAGAGCGACTCGGAATCTGACTTTTTGGAACGATTGCTTTTTGGAGTCTCGAAAACCATAGTCGACCATTTTCGCCTGGGAGATGCCTATTCGAATATTAGTAAAATCATATCCGTGAGTGTGCAATACTTTAATATAGGCAGGGGTACAGATTACATCTATTATGGCAGTACCGAAATTCGCGGGATGCATACAAATGAACTATTGGATGTACGGGAAAAAGTTGAGACCATGGTAGACGGTGAGCTAAGGATAAAATTTCAGAAAAAGAATATATTTCCAGAATACTATATAATTTCGGTAAACCGCTATCCTGATATAGTGAAAGAAGATATAGACGAATGGATCTATATGATGAAAAACAATATAGTCAAAACCGAGTTTCATTCACGAAATATAGATAAAGCCAGAGAGAAATTAAAGATACTCAATATGAGTGAACAGGAAAGACTGGATTATGAAAAATACCTGATGAATTCAGCTATAGAAAAAGATGTTATTTCTACTGCAAGGATAGAAGGCAGAGCGGAAGGCAAAGCAGAAGGCAAAGCGGAAGGCAAAGCGGAAGGCAAAGCAGAAGAAAAACTGGAAACCACTATCAATTGTATAAAGGCCGGCTTATCTAATGAGACCATCCAAAAAGTTACAGGCCTACCTTTAGATGAGATCCAAAAGGTAAGGGAAGGACTGGGCAATTAA
- a CDS encoding IS21 family transposase, protein MNQRIKMNKIVEIVRLYELGLSKRSISRNLSISRPVVSEYLQIFRKSNMTYKDLSLMKESEVLDILDSRNLSRKERYQQLSIRFPDYAVQLKRVGVTLQILWEEYTKEVSEPYSYTQFCYHYQTWKNSKEVSMHIEHKYGDKLFVDFTGKKLKIKDPKTNEEREVEVFVSVLGASQLTYVEAVYSQKKEDFIRACENSLQYLGGVVNAIVPDCLKAAVTKSDRYEPEINPELLDFARHYDTVIFPARPYKPKDKALVENAVNIVYTRIFAPLRDQTFLSLSELNEAIQKLLDKHNNLKMQRLNHSRREDFERNEKQLLKPLPAEKYMFKKFAMSTVAVNYHVYLPEDKNYYSVPYRLKGRKTTIIYTQDIVEVFYNNERVALHKRDRAQGKYSTNIDHMPPSHKSYAEWNSEMILSRASLLGVSVRELSSNILNTYKYPEQGYKVCIGIINLGKKYGGKRVNRACEIALEYKQIGYRFIKNILLNGMDAYEQENLSSNDIKHENLRGKVYYNKEEY, encoded by the coding sequence ATGAATCAGAGGATAAAAATGAATAAAATTGTTGAAATAGTAAGACTCTACGAACTGGGTTTGAGTAAACGGAGTATTAGTCGAAACTTAAGTATTTCTCGTCCAGTAGTATCAGAGTATCTCCAAATATTCCGCAAGTCAAATATGACATATAAAGACCTCTCTCTTATGAAGGAAAGTGAGGTTCTGGATATATTAGATTCCAGAAATCTTTCCCGAAAAGAAAGGTATCAGCAGCTATCCATTAGGTTTCCTGACTATGCTGTTCAGTTGAAAAGAGTTGGAGTTACCCTGCAAATATTGTGGGAAGAATATACAAAAGAAGTTTCAGAACCCTATAGCTATACCCAGTTTTGTTATCACTATCAGACATGGAAAAACAGCAAAGAAGTCAGTATGCATATAGAGCATAAATATGGTGATAAACTGTTTGTGGACTTTACCGGAAAAAAGCTAAAAATAAAAGATCCCAAAACAAATGAAGAAAGAGAAGTTGAAGTATTTGTTTCTGTATTAGGTGCGAGTCAATTAACTTATGTAGAAGCGGTATATTCTCAGAAGAAAGAAGATTTTATTCGTGCCTGTGAGAATAGTTTACAATATCTTGGAGGGGTTGTGAATGCGATTGTTCCGGATTGCTTAAAAGCTGCGGTAACAAAAAGTGATAGGTATGAACCTGAAATCAATCCTGAGCTTTTGGATTTTGCCAGACATTATGATACGGTTATTTTCCCGGCAAGGCCCTATAAGCCCAAAGATAAAGCACTCGTAGAAAATGCGGTGAACATAGTATATACTAGAATATTTGCTCCTCTTAGAGATCAAACATTCCTGAGCCTCTCAGAATTGAATGAGGCAATACAGAAACTATTAGATAAACATAATAATCTAAAAATGCAGAGATTAAATCATTCAAGAAGAGAAGATTTTGAAAGAAACGAAAAACAGTTACTAAAGCCTCTACCTGCAGAAAAATACATGTTCAAGAAATTTGCAATGTCTACAGTAGCTGTAAATTATCATGTCTACCTTCCTGAAGATAAAAACTATTACAGCGTGCCTTATCGCCTAAAAGGTCGTAAAACCACGATAATCTATACTCAGGATATAGTTGAGGTATTCTACAATAATGAGAGAGTGGCTTTGCATAAACGTGATAGAGCACAGGGTAAATATAGCACAAATATAGACCATATGCCTCCCTCTCACAAGTCTTATGCGGAATGGAATTCTGAAATGATATTAAGCAGAGCATCTCTTCTGGGAGTAAGTGTAAGGGAGCTATCCTCAAATATTCTAAATACTTACAAATATCCCGAACAGGGATATAAAGTATGCATAGGGATTATTAACCTTGGAAAGAAATATGGGGGAAAGCGAGTTAATAGAGCCTGTGAAATCGCATTAGAATACAAGCAAATAGGCTACAGATTTATAAAAAATATTTTGCTAAATGGAATGGATGCATACGAGCAAGAAAACTTATCTTCCAATGACATCAAACATGAAAACCTGAGAGGAAAAGTATATTACAATAAGGAAGAATACTGA
- a CDS encoding Ig-like domain-containing protein: MKKLAVITLLLLTILVSCNKKKKDDSKETALALGAIQASNDAAANAGRPFAVTYTPRDGDTNVSLNVVGTVTFSEPMDVKTITTNIDDTKCSGSIQVSSDDFATCVKAATQPLASNENKTFTLTPATSLAANTKYKARITTDAKDLEGKPFLTSRT, encoded by the coding sequence ATGAAGAAATTAGCAGTAATAACCTTATTGTTGCTCACAATACTTGTGAGTTGTAACAAGAAAAAGAAGGATGATTCGAAAGAAACGGCACTTGCCCTTGGAGCGATTCAGGCATCCAATGATGCAGCAGCCAATGCAGGTCGTCCATTTGCTGTCACTTATACACCGAGAGACGGAGACACTAATGTCTCGCTAAATGTAGTGGGAACGGTTACATTCAGTGAACCTATGGATGTAAAAACGATTACCACGAATATAGATGACACAAAATGCAGTGGGAGTATTCAGGTATCGAGTGATGATTTCGCCACCTGTGTGAAAGCAGCCACTCAACCCCTGGCTTCCAATGAAAACAAAACCTTTACCCTGACCCCGGCTACGAGCCTTGCAGCGAATACGAAATATAAGGCAAGGATTACCACCGATGCGAAAGACCTGGAAGGAAAACCTTTTTTAACTTCTAGAACGTAA
- a CDS encoding ATP-binding protein, which yields MTNEDTLEKIKIMKLYGMQRIFKSALDMGFNKLSPDEFVASLVDAEWEERYNRKLTRLLATAKFRYKANLESISYDSGRNLDKNMVLKLSSFEWIKRKYNLIISGPTGTGKSYLACAFGNNACLEGYSVLYYNSSKLFNSLRMKKVDGSYNREIDKIKKTDLLILDDFGLEPFDKKTALFLMEIIEDRHGQKSTIITSQYPISSWHDVVNNQTIADAVCDRILHSSYTFTLKGDSMRKLITKGLT from the coding sequence ATGACTAATGAAGATACACTTGAAAAAATAAAAATAATGAAACTTTATGGAATGCAGAGAATCTTTAAATCTGCATTGGATATGGGCTTTAATAAACTGAGTCCGGATGAGTTTGTTGCTTCTCTCGTAGATGCCGAATGGGAGGAAAGATATAATCGGAAGCTGACAAGATTATTAGCTACAGCTAAATTTCGATACAAAGCTAATCTGGAAAGCATCAGCTATGATAGCGGTAGAAATCTGGATAAAAATATGGTTCTAAAATTAAGCTCCTTTGAATGGATCAAAAGGAAATATAACCTTATTATATCCGGCCCGACCGGAACTGGGAAAAGTTATTTAGCATGTGCTTTTGGAAATAATGCCTGCCTGGAAGGATACTCTGTGCTATATTACAATAGCAGTAAATTATTCAATTCTTTAAGAATGAAAAAAGTCGATGGAAGTTACAATAGAGAAATTGATAAGATAAAAAAAACGGATCTACTTATCCTTGATGATTTTGGACTGGAACCGTTTGATAAGAAAACAGCATTGTTTCTTATGGAAATAATTGAAGATAGACATGGACAAAAGTCAACAATTATTACTTCTCAATACCCTATTTCATCCTGGCATGATGTGGTAAATAACCAGACAATTGCTGATGCAGTTTGTGACAGAATATTACACTCTTCTTACACATTCACGTTGAAAGGAGATTCCATGAGAAAATTAATTACAAAAGGTTTGACTTAA
- a CDS encoding Uma2 family endonuclease — protein MQTSIALELPETFLKRAELLDTLIPLNPGISLQLAQNTLFIEEKELHFSGMDFFPLHLPFKMKEQEMFTISELNSNLRLEMDEEAIIINMGTLGLISAFTGLFLTTLVIWNRRKKLGKVFDAQSGHDMLVNGKKIHRMPDIAFHLNEVFKEKTLDYRLGFPFFCIEVVSNKKSLKQDLRKMANDWMAAGTEIGLVVCPHREKYYLFEKDVTGYKTYGFSIVFTHSKLPELHIDFAAILEEARGF, from the coding sequence ATGCAGACATCTATTGCTCTTGAATTACCTGAAACCTTTCTGAAGCGTGCTGAGTTATTAGATACCCTGATTCCTCTGAACCCGGGGATTTCTCTGCAATTAGCTCAGAATACTCTATTCATCGAGGAAAAAGAACTACATTTCTCCGGTATGGATTTCTTTCCCTTACACCTGCCTTTCAAAATGAAAGAACAGGAAATGTTTACAATCTCTGAGCTGAATTCTAACCTGCGGCTCGAAATGGATGAGGAGGCCATCATCATCAATATGGGAACTCTGGGATTAATCAGTGCGTTTACAGGTCTTTTTTTAACAACACTTGTCATCTGGAATCGAAGAAAAAAGCTCGGTAAAGTTTTTGATGCCCAGTCCGGTCATGATATGCTTGTCAACGGCAAGAAAATTCACCGTATGCCCGATATTGCCTTTCACCTCAATGAAGTCTTCAAAGAGAAAACTTTAGACTACCGCCTCGGTTTCCCTTTCTTCTGCATAGAAGTCGTTTCGAATAAGAAAAGCCTTAAACAGGATTTACGTAAAATGGCAAATGACTGGATGGCCGCCGGCACCGAAATTGGTCTTGTTGTCTGCCCCCACCGCGAGAAATACTATTTATTCGAAAAAGATGTTACCGGCTACAAAACTTACGGGTTTTCTATAGTCTTTACCCACTCCAAACTTCCCGAATTACACATAGACTTTGCTGCTATTTTAGAAGAAGCAAGGGGTTTTTAA
- a CDS encoding Uma2 family endonuclease — MPEDLGAMHFKIIDEQVLFQDEKGDFVITCISSDKEYNEHHFELLPEMAPYQLIEGRIIFMYSPSFRHQQVSMNLSYLIKNFLMENPIGEVVTAPLDVRLDEKNVVQPDILFVSIRRSNIIERKIMGAPDFIIEILSTPRRDTLQCISTRGLYGRFLVKEYWIVHPEEEWIEVYHNKAGIMWKQQTARAGDTITSKAIDGFQLDVAKVF, encoded by the coding sequence TTGCCAGAAGACCTCGGAGCCATGCACTTTAAGATTATTGACGAACAGGTTCTCTTTCAAGATGAAAAAGGAGATTTTGTCATTACCTGCATTTCATCGGATAAGGAATACAATGAGCATCATTTTGAGCTATTGCCGGAAATGGCACCGTATCAGCTTATTGAAGGAAGGATAATTTTTATGTATTCACCAAGTTTTAGACATCAACAGGTTTCCATGAACCTTTCTTACCTTATTAAAAATTTTCTTATGGAAAATCCTATTGGTGAAGTAGTCACTGCTCCTCTTGATGTTCGTCTGGATGAGAAGAACGTGGTGCAACCTGATATTCTTTTTGTTTCTATCCGTCGCAGTAATATCATTGAGAGAAAAATTATGGGAGCACCGGACTTTATCATTGAAATCCTATCAACCCCTCGTAGAGATACATTGCAATGCATCTCTACGAGGGGTTTGTATGGTCGCTTCCTGGTAAAAGAATACTGGATTGTTCACCCCGAAGAAGAGTGGATAGAAGTCTATCATAACAAAGCCGGTATCATGTGGAAACAACAGACTGCCCGGGCCGGTGATACCATTACAAGTAAAGCTATAGATGGCTTTCAGTTGGATGTAGCAAAGGTATTTTGA
- a CDS encoding transposase, producing the protein MPAKNELHARVDLSADGLYQTIREEFSKIPDHRVNPSISLTDALMSAFAIFSQKNASLLEFEREKVKNKNLQSIYKIQEIPSDTQMREIVDEVSTGAFRKIYKNLFSKLQRGKVLESYRVLDDYYILSGDGTGFFSSEKIHCKSCLVKNKKSGTLYQHMMYGACIVHPDKKEVIPLMFEPITNEDGKTKNDCELNASKRFIEDFRREHPHLKTIFVEDSLFSNAPHIELLKEKNLSFIIGAKEKNHKHLYNQLDKLQELKKTEQFCIEKDRFSHYFSFTNQISLNETSELKVNVLEYKQVDKKEHMIAFSWVTDIEITKENAYELMRIARARWKIENETFNTLKNQGYHFEHNYGHGSKNLSNNFATLMILAFLVDQIQQSSCALFRKALGTFHAKRLFWQKIRNLFEIFEFSSMEQLFQAIAYGFKANISIGENSS; encoded by the coding sequence ATGCCAGCCAAAAACGAGTTACACGCACGGGTAGATTTATCAGCAGATGGACTTTATCAAACAATTCGGGAAGAATTTTCTAAAATCCCGGACCACAGAGTCAATCCTTCGATTTCCCTAACAGATGCTTTGATGTCAGCCTTTGCTATCTTTTCTCAAAAGAACGCATCGCTTCTTGAGTTTGAAAGAGAAAAAGTGAAGAATAAAAATCTTCAAAGTATATACAAGATTCAAGAGATACCCTCTGACACTCAAATGAGAGAAATTGTTGATGAAGTTTCAACAGGAGCTTTCAGGAAAATATATAAAAACCTTTTTTCAAAACTTCAGCGTGGCAAGGTTCTCGAATCTTATCGTGTCCTTGATGATTATTATATTCTTTCCGGAGACGGAACCGGATTCTTCTCCTCAGAGAAAATTCATTGTAAATCCTGTCTTGTAAAGAATAAGAAAAGTGGAACTCTCTACCAGCATATGATGTATGGTGCCTGTATTGTGCATCCGGATAAGAAAGAAGTTATCCCTCTTATGTTTGAACCTATTACAAACGAAGATGGGAAAACAAAAAATGACTGTGAGTTAAACGCCTCTAAACGATTTATTGAAGATTTTAGAAGAGAGCATCCTCATTTAAAAACAATATTTGTAGAGGATTCTCTGTTTTCAAATGCTCCCCACATTGAATTACTGAAAGAGAAGAATCTATCCTTTATCATAGGTGCAAAAGAAAAAAATCACAAACACCTTTACAATCAACTTGATAAGCTACAGGAATTAAAAAAGACAGAGCAATTCTGTATAGAGAAAGATAGATTTTCTCATTACTTTTCTTTTACAAACCAAATTTCTTTAAATGAGACTTCAGAACTCAAAGTCAATGTTCTTGAGTATAAGCAGGTTGATAAAAAAGAGCATATGATTGCTTTTAGCTGGGTTACAGATATTGAAATTACAAAAGAAAATGCTTATGAATTGATGCGAATCGCGAGAGCACGATGGAAGATAGAAAATGAAACCTTCAATACTCTGAAAAATCAGGGTTATCACTTTGAACACAATTATGGACATGGCAGTAAGAATTTGTCTAATAACTTTGCAACTCTTATGATACTTGCTTTTCTTGTAGATCAGATCCAACAATCAAGCTGTGCATTATTTCGAAAAGCACTTGGAACTTTTCATGCAAAAAGATTGTTCTGGCAAAAGATAAGAAACTTGTTTGAAATATTTGAATTTTCATCTATGGAGCAACTATTCCAGGCTATTGCTTATGGATTTAAAGCAAATATTTCTATAGGAGAAAATTCATCATAG